Proteins encoded together in one Sinorhizobium meliloti window:
- the petA gene encoding ubiquinol-cytochrome c reductase iron-sulfur subunit, with translation MSEHETSSETMGEPTRRDFLYLATGMAGVVGAGAAAWPFIDQMRPDASTLALASIEVDVSSLQPGMSLTAKWRGRPVFIRNRTDKEVEEAKAVALEELKDPVARNANLPSDAEANDLDRSAGEGKENWIIMVGVCTHLGCVPLGQAGDFGGWFCPCHGSHYDTAGRIRKGPAPENLAVPTFSFVSDTVIKIG, from the coding sequence GTGAGCGAACACGAGACTTCAAGCGAGACCATGGGCGAGCCCACTCGCCGCGATTTCCTATACCTGGCTACCGGTATGGCCGGCGTTGTCGGGGCCGGTGCGGCGGCATGGCCGTTCATCGACCAAATGCGTCCGGACGCATCCACGCTGGCGCTTGCTTCGATCGAAGTCGACGTTTCGAGCTTGCAGCCGGGCATGTCGCTGACGGCGAAGTGGCGCGGCAGGCCGGTCTTCATCCGCAACCGCACCGATAAGGAAGTGGAAGAGGCCAAGGCCGTAGCACTCGAAGAATTGAAGGATCCGGTGGCGCGCAACGCCAACCTTCCGTCCGATGCCGAGGCAAACGATCTCGATCGTTCCGCCGGCGAGGGCAAGGAAAACTGGATCATCATGGTGGGGGTCTGCACCCACCTCGGTTGCGTTCCGCTCGGTCAGGCGGGCGATTTCGGCGGCTGGTTCTGTCCCTGCCACGGCTCGCACTACGACACGGCTGGCCGTATCCGCAAAGGCCCGGCACCGGAAAACCTCGCCGTGCCGACCTTCTCGTTCGTTTCCGACACAGTCATCAAGATCGGTTGA
- a CDS encoding IS481 family transposase, with protein sequence MPWKEVSVMGERQEFVRLALAEGANRRELCRRFGISADVGYKWLARWQAGDRELADRSRRPHVSPLQSSAAVETEVLAVRDAHPAWGARKIARVLEDRGQHAPAPSTVHAILKRHERIMPPVGGAPATQRFEKEAPNQLWQMDFKGWVRLGDGTPCHPLTMVDDHSRFVPCLAACADQQGVTVRGHLERTFRRYGLPDALFVDNGAPWGEASGERWTRLGVWLLKLGVGLLHSRPYHPQSRGKNERFHRTLKAEIFDFARFSDLAAVQRAFDAWRELYNFERPHAALDLDVPARRYRPSSRPMPEHLPEVIYDEGEVVRTVPSTKAYVSFKGRKWKVPKAFCGERIAIRPLDTDGRYGIFFAALRIAAIDLTTKQSVSDLSEQVSAISPG encoded by the coding sequence ATGCCGTGGAAAGAGGTGTCGGTTATGGGAGAGAGGCAGGAATTTGTGCGGCTGGCGCTTGCGGAGGGTGCGAACCGCCGGGAGCTGTGCCGGCGGTTCGGGATCAGTGCCGATGTGGGCTATAAATGGCTGGCGCGGTGGCAGGCAGGTGACCGGGAGCTGGCTGATCGCTCGCGCCGCCCGCATGTGAGCCCGTTGCAGTCGAGCGCGGCGGTGGAGACAGAGGTGCTTGCGGTGCGCGATGCGCATCCGGCGTGGGGCGCACGCAAGATCGCGCGCGTTCTGGAAGACCGGGGGCAGCATGCGCCGGCGCCTTCGACGGTTCATGCTATCCTGAAGCGCCATGAGCGGATCATGCCGCCGGTCGGTGGCGCGCCGGCGACCCAGCGTTTCGAGAAGGAGGCGCCGAACCAGCTCTGGCAGATGGATTTCAAGGGCTGGGTTCGGCTCGGCGATGGCACGCCCTGCCATCCGCTGACGATGGTGGACGACCATTCCCGCTTCGTGCCTTGCCTGGCGGCCTGCGCCGACCAGCAGGGAGTGACCGTGCGCGGCCATCTGGAGCGGACATTCCGGCGCTACGGCCTGCCGGACGCCCTTTTCGTCGATAATGGCGCGCCCTGGGGCGAGGCCTCGGGCGAGCGTTGGACAAGACTTGGCGTGTGGCTGTTGAAGCTCGGCGTCGGCCTCCTGCATAGCCGGCCCTATCATCCGCAGAGCCGCGGCAAGAATGAGCGCTTCCATCGCACGCTCAAGGCCGAAATATTCGATTTCGCCCGATTTTCCGATCTGGCTGCCGTCCAGCGCGCCTTCGATGCCTGGCGCGAACTCTATAATTTCGAGCGGCCCCATGCCGCGCTCGATCTCGACGTGCCGGCCCGTCGCTATCGTCCCAGTTCGCGCCCCATGCCCGAGCACCTTCCAGAGGTGATCTACGATGAAGGCGAGGTCGTCCGCACCGTCCCCAGCACCAAGGCCTATGTCAGCTTCAAAGGCCGCAAGTGGAAAGTCCCAAAGGCCTTCTGCGGCGAGCGCATCGCCATTCGCCCGCTCGACACGGACGGGCGATACGGCATCTTCTTCGCTGCCCTCCGCATCGCAGCCATCGACTTGACAACCAAGCAATCCGTCAGTGATCTATCCGAACAGGTGTCAGCTATCTCCCCGGGCTAA
- a CDS encoding cytochrome b yields the protein MSADHSTYTPTTGIEKWVDSRLPLPRLVHDSFVSYPVPRNLNYAYTFGAMLSVMLIVQILTGVVLAMHYAAETNVAFNSVEKIMRDVNHGWLLRYLHANGASFFFIAVYLHIARGLYYGSYKAPREILWILGVVIYLLMMATGFMGYVLPWGQMSFWGATVITGFFSAFPLVGEWIQQFLLGGFAVDQPTLNRFFSLHYLLPFMIAGVVVLHIWALHVTGQTNPTGVEVKSKSDTVPFTPYATLKDALGVSVFLIVYAWFVFYMPNFLGHPDNYIPADALKTPAHIVPEWYYLPFYAMLRAITFNVGPIDSKLGGVLVMFGSILILFFLPWLDTSKVRSAVYRPWYKLCFWIFVANCIMLGWLGSRPAEGLYVVMSQLGTLYYFAFFLVIMPILGLIETPKRIPNSITEAVLEKQNAKAQLKPARA from the coding sequence ATGAGTGCTGATCATTCAACCTACACGCCAACGACGGGCATCGAGAAGTGGGTTGACTCCCGCCTTCCGCTGCCCCGGCTCGTTCACGACTCGTTCGTCTCCTATCCGGTTCCGCGCAACCTGAACTACGCTTACACCTTTGGTGCTATGCTTTCGGTGATGCTGATCGTGCAGATCCTCACCGGCGTCGTCCTGGCGATGCACTATGCCGCAGAAACGAACGTCGCCTTCAATTCGGTCGAGAAGATCATGCGCGACGTCAATCACGGTTGGCTGCTGCGTTACCTGCACGCCAACGGTGCGTCGTTCTTTTTCATCGCGGTCTACCTGCATATCGCCCGCGGCCTCTATTACGGCTCCTACAAGGCGCCGCGAGAGATCCTCTGGATCCTCGGCGTGGTCATCTATCTCCTGATGATGGCGACCGGCTTCATGGGCTACGTGCTGCCCTGGGGGCAGATGTCCTTCTGGGGGGCAACCGTCATCACCGGCTTCTTCTCGGCCTTCCCGCTGGTGGGCGAGTGGATCCAGCAGTTCCTGCTCGGCGGCTTCGCCGTCGACCAGCCGACGCTCAACCGCTTTTTCTCGCTGCATTACCTTCTGCCCTTCATGATCGCAGGCGTCGTCGTCCTGCACATCTGGGCGCTGCATGTCACCGGCCAGACCAACCCGACCGGGGTGGAGGTCAAGTCCAAGTCCGACACCGTGCCCTTCACGCCCTATGCGACGCTGAAGGATGCGCTCGGTGTATCGGTTTTCCTGATCGTCTATGCCTGGTTCGTCTTCTACATGCCGAACTTCCTCGGACACCCGGACAACTATATTCCGGCGGACGCGCTGAAGACTCCTGCTCATATCGTTCCGGAATGGTACTACCTGCCGTTCTACGCGATGCTGCGCGCCATCACCTTCAACGTCGGCCCGATCGACTCCAAGCTTGGCGGCGTTCTGGTGATGTTCGGCTCGATCCTCATCCTGTTCTTCCTGCCCTGGCTCGACACGTCGAAGGTCCGCTCGGCTGTCTACCGCCCCTGGTACAAGCTGTGCTTCTGGATCTTCGTTGCTAACTGCATCATGCTCGGCTGGCTGGGTTCGCGCCCGGCGGAAGGCCTCTATGTCGTGATGTCGCAGCTCGGCACGTTGTATTACTTCGCCTTCTTCCTCGTCATCATGCCGATCCTCGGTCTGATCGAGACGCCGAAGCGCATTCCTAACTCCATCACCGAAGCGGTGCTGGAAAAACAGAATGCCAAGGCGCAGTTGAAGCCCGCACGCGCCTGA
- a CDS encoding tRNA (cytidine(34)-2'-O)-methyltransferase has product MNDLRIALYQPDIPGNTGTILRLAACLGLSVDIIEPAGFDLSDRNLKRAGMDYIAAVTMTRHVSWERFETWRSSTGRRLVLASTKAAAPYTRFSFRPDDVLLFGRESAGVPDHVHERAEARILIPMAPGQRSLNIAMATAMIAGEALRQTGAF; this is encoded by the coding sequence ATGAACGATCTTCGCATCGCCCTTTACCAGCCTGACATTCCAGGCAATACCGGAACGATCCTGCGGCTCGCCGCCTGCCTCGGTCTTTCGGTCGACATCATCGAGCCTGCCGGTTTCGATCTTTCGGACCGCAATCTCAAGCGTGCGGGAATGGACTATATCGCGGCGGTGACCATGACTCGGCACGTCAGCTGGGAGCGTTTCGAAACATGGCGGTCGAGCACCGGCAGACGCCTCGTGCTCGCCTCCACCAAGGCGGCCGCCCCCTATACGCGCTTCAGCTTCCGGCCGGACGACGTCCTTCTCTTCGGCAGGGAAAGCGCCGGGGTTCCCGATCACGTCCACGAACGGGCCGAAGCGCGCATCCTCATACCGATGGCGCCCGGCCAGCGTTCGCTCAACATCGCCATGGCAACCGCCATGATCGCTGGAGAAGCGCTGCGGCAGACCGGCGCCTTCTGA
- a CDS encoding ABC transporter ATP-binding protein has translation MFGWFESRLDPYPTEEPKLPPKGLFAFCWHYTRPAAPWLLIMSICTMLIAIGEVALFQFLGNVVDWLSTADRETFLATEGGRLAWMAALILIGLPGLVALDSFVMHQVLLGNYPMIARWQMHRYLLRQSMTFFANEFAGRVATKVMQTSLAVRETVMKILDVFVYVVSYFATMLIVVAAADWRLVMPLGLWLVIYIVIVTYFVPRLQKISKEQADARSMMTGRIVDSYTNIGTVKLFSHAGREETYARAGMDEFLSTVYRQMRKVTLFHIFVYANNCIALFSVGALGIYLWLTSGISIGAIAVAIGLAMRVNGMSQWIMWEVSALFENIGTVYDGMGMMTKAHDIVDKPAAVALKADQGAISFEDIRFHYGKAKGVIDRLSLDIRPGEKIGLVGRSGAGKTTLMNLLLRFYDLESGAIRIDGVDISTVTQDSLRSQIGVVTQDTSLLHRSIRDNIAYGHPQASDDDIIAAAKKANAWDFIQTLEDNLGRRGLDAQVGERGVKLSGGQRQRIAIARVFLKDAPILILDEATSALDSEVEAAIQENLFALMSGKTVIAIAHRLSTLTEMDRLVILEAGRIVETGSHNELVARRGIYADLWSRQSGGFIADEVEKEEAAE, from the coding sequence ATGTTCGGCTGGTTTGAATCCCGCCTCGATCCTTATCCGACGGAGGAGCCGAAGCTTCCGCCAAAGGGTCTCTTTGCCTTTTGCTGGCACTATACCAGGCCCGCGGCTCCGTGGCTCTTGATCATGTCGATCTGCACCATGCTGATCGCGATCGGCGAAGTGGCCTTGTTCCAGTTCCTGGGCAATGTGGTCGATTGGCTGTCCACCGCTGACCGCGAAACCTTTCTTGCGACCGAAGGCGGCAGGCTCGCCTGGATGGCAGCCCTCATTCTTATCGGTCTGCCGGGGCTGGTCGCCCTCGACTCCTTCGTGATGCATCAGGTGTTGCTCGGCAATTATCCGATGATCGCGCGGTGGCAGATGCATCGCTATCTGCTCAGGCAGAGCATGACGTTCTTCGCCAACGAGTTTGCCGGGCGCGTGGCGACGAAGGTCATGCAGACGTCGCTCGCGGTCCGCGAAACGGTGATGAAGATCCTCGACGTCTTCGTCTATGTGGTGAGTTATTTCGCGACGATGCTGATCGTCGTGGCGGCCGCGGATTGGCGCCTCGTGATGCCGCTCGGGCTGTGGCTCGTCATCTATATCGTGATCGTCACCTATTTCGTTCCGCGGCTGCAGAAGATCTCCAAGGAACAGGCCGACGCGCGCTCGATGATGACCGGACGCATCGTCGACAGCTACACCAATATCGGGACCGTCAAGCTTTTCTCCCATGCCGGGCGGGAGGAGACATACGCCCGCGCGGGCATGGACGAATTCCTGAGCACCGTGTACCGGCAGATGCGGAAGGTCACGCTCTTCCACATATTCGTCTACGCAAACAACTGTATCGCCCTTTTTTCCGTCGGCGCTCTCGGAATCTATCTGTGGCTGACGAGCGGAATCTCGATCGGCGCGATCGCAGTTGCGATCGGTCTTGCCATGCGCGTCAACGGCATGTCGCAATGGATCATGTGGGAAGTGTCGGCGCTGTTCGAGAATATCGGCACTGTCTATGACGGCATGGGCATGATGACGAAGGCGCACGACATCGTCGACAAGCCGGCTGCCGTGGCGCTCAAGGCGGACCAGGGTGCGATCAGCTTCGAAGACATCCGCTTCCATTACGGCAAGGCCAAGGGCGTCATAGACCGGCTGTCGCTCGATATCCGGCCCGGGGAGAAGATCGGGCTGGTCGGCCGCTCCGGCGCGGGCAAGACGACCTTGATGAATTTGCTTCTGCGCTTCTACGATCTGGAATCCGGCGCTATCCGGATCGACGGCGTGGACATCTCGACCGTCACCCAGGACAGCCTGCGTTCCCAGATCGGCGTCGTGACGCAGGACACGTCGCTCCTGCATCGCTCCATTCGCGACAACATCGCCTATGGGCATCCGCAGGCAAGCGACGACGACATCATCGCCGCGGCGAAGAAAGCGAATGCTTGGGACTTCATCCAGACGCTCGAGGACAATCTGGGCAGGCGAGGGCTCGACGCTCAGGTCGGCGAACGCGGGGTCAAGCTTTCGGGCGGCCAGCGGCAAAGGATTGCGATCGCCCGTGTTTTCCTGAAGGACGCACCGATCCTCATCCTCGACGAAGCGACGTCTGCGCTCGACTCGGAGGTGGAGGCGGCTATTCAGGAAAATCTCTTCGCACTGATGTCCGGCAAGACGGTGATCGCCATCGCGCATCGCCTGTCCACGCTGACGGAGATGGATCGCCTGGTCATCCTCGAAGCCGGCCGGATCGTCGAGACCGGCTCTCACAACGAACTCGTCGCCAGGCGCGGCATTTATGCCGATCTCTGGTCGCGCCAGTCCGGCGGCTTCATCGCCGACGAGGTCGAAAAGGAGGAGGCGGCGGAGTAA
- a CDS encoding ABC transporter ATP-binding protein — MLRAIVKIFENWIDPFAPRERLQPPRSLLGYAWFYASQAKGPFLAMAVLGGLVAMLEAGLFYFVGRLVDVLDTIRPEDGWHGLISTNGPELLFMLLTVLVFRFLAVTLAALVEEQSIITGFLNLVRWQSYVHVARQSLSFFQNDFSGRIVTKVWSGAQATSDLIVSLLQVVWFIVIYTASTMALIAQLDWRLAAMVAFWIVIFLVLARYFVPRVRKHARDTAEMASMLNGRMVDAYANIQTLKLFGSDEENDRYIRGGFHRFQGAVIPFTRLLTGVRASLALLSGMMIAAIAVYAVHLWLAGAVSSGAVAFTLALVLRLNMLLGRMMSQFNAIMRNIGTIQNSAELVSQPIGLTDRPGAPELRVSRPEIRFEHVTFHYGRGGGVIDDFSLTIRPGEKVGIVGRSGAGKSTLVNLLLRFYDLEGGRILIDGQDVAAVRQESLRSQIGMVSQDTSLLHRSIRDNILFGRPGAGEEQLVEAARRAEAHDFIVGLQDQRGRRGFDAHVGERGVKLSGGQRQRIAIARVMLKDAPILVLDEATSALDSEVEAAIQSNLERLMQGKTVLAIAHRLSTIAALDRLVVMDRGRIVEDGTHAELIANGGLYADLWSRQSGGFIAREEAAE; from the coding sequence ATGCTGCGCGCCATCGTCAAGATTTTCGAAAACTGGATCGACCCCTTTGCGCCGCGCGAGCGGCTGCAGCCGCCGCGGTCGCTCTTGGGTTATGCCTGGTTTTACGCCAGCCAGGCGAAAGGTCCTTTCCTCGCCATGGCCGTGCTCGGCGGTCTGGTGGCGATGCTGGAAGCCGGCCTGTTCTATTTCGTCGGTCGGCTTGTCGATGTGCTCGACACGATCCGACCGGAGGACGGCTGGCACGGGTTGATCTCGACCAACGGACCGGAACTGCTCTTCATGCTGCTGACGGTCCTGGTGTTCCGCTTCCTTGCGGTGACGCTTGCCGCGCTGGTGGAGGAGCAGTCGATCATTACCGGCTTCCTGAACCTGGTGCGCTGGCAATCCTATGTCCATGTCGCGCGCCAGTCGCTCTCCTTCTTTCAGAACGACTTTTCCGGGCGTATCGTCACCAAGGTCTGGAGCGGCGCACAGGCGACGAGCGACCTGATCGTTTCGCTGTTGCAGGTGGTCTGGTTCATCGTCATCTACACGGCCTCGACCATGGCGCTGATCGCCCAGTTGGACTGGCGGTTGGCGGCGATGGTCGCCTTCTGGATCGTGATCTTCCTGGTGCTCGCGCGCTATTTCGTCCCGCGTGTGCGCAAGCATGCCCGCGACACAGCGGAGATGGCGTCGATGCTGAACGGCCGCATGGTCGATGCCTATGCGAACATCCAGACGCTGAAGCTGTTCGGCAGTGACGAGGAGAACGATCGTTATATTCGGGGTGGGTTCCACCGTTTCCAGGGAGCAGTCATCCCTTTCACGCGCCTGCTGACGGGGGTGAGGGCATCGCTCGCGCTTTTGTCCGGCATGATGATCGCGGCGATCGCGGTCTACGCCGTTCACTTGTGGTTGGCGGGCGCGGTCAGTTCCGGCGCCGTCGCGTTCACCCTGGCGCTGGTCCTGCGCCTCAACATGCTGCTCGGGCGGATGATGTCGCAATTCAATGCGATCATGCGCAATATAGGCACGATCCAGAATTCGGCGGAGCTGGTATCGCAGCCGATCGGGCTGACCGACCGGCCGGGCGCACCGGAACTGCGGGTCAGCCGGCCGGAAATCCGCTTCGAACATGTGACGTTTCACTACGGCAGGGGCGGCGGGGTCATCGACGACTTTTCGCTCACCATCCGTCCTGGCGAGAAAGTCGGCATCGTCGGCCGTTCGGGTGCCGGCAAGTCGACCCTCGTCAATCTGCTGTTGCGATTCTACGATCTCGAAGGAGGGCGGATCCTCATCGACGGACAGGACGTCGCTGCCGTCCGGCAGGAATCGCTGCGCAGCCAGATCGGCATGGTCAGCCAGGACACGTCTCTTTTGCACCGGTCGATCCGCGACAATATCCTCTTCGGGCGACCGGGGGCGGGCGAGGAGCAATTGGTCGAGGCGGCGCGCAGGGCGGAAGCCCATGACTTCATCGTCGGTCTGCAGGATCAGCGCGGCCGCAGAGGGTTCGATGCACATGTGGGTGAGCGCGGCGTCAAACTTTCCGGCGGCCAGCGCCAACGTATCGCTATCGCCCGGGTCATGCTCAAGGATGCGCCGATTCTCGTGCTGGACGAGGCGACCTCGGCACTCGATTCGGAAGTGGAAGCGGCGATTCAGTCCAATCTGGAACGGCTGATGCAGGGCAAGACGGTGCTGGCCATCGCGCATCGGTTATCGACGATCGCCGCGCTCGACCGTCTCGTCGTCATGGACAGAGGCCGTATCGTCGAGGACGGCACCCATGCCGAACTCATCGCCAATGGCGGTCTCTACGCCGATCTCTGGTCGCGCCAGTCGGGCGGTTTCATCGCGCGCGAAGAGGCCGCGGAATAG
- a CDS encoding cytochrome c1, which translates to MKKLVTGILSLAVVAGLGFGAAVAQDEAGGEEHAGGTPHYPIHKPEQQDWTFAGLFGHYDKGQLQRGLKVYTEVCSACHSMQLVSFRTLEDLGYSEAQVKAFAANYEVEDGPNADGEMFTRKAVPSDHFPSPFPNKEAAAASNNGAAPPDFSLIAKARGIERGFPQFVFDMFWPYQEGGPDYIHALLTGYQDPPAGVEVAEGTHYNPYFASAAALAMAPPISDDQVTYDDGAPQTVDQYAKDVSAFLMWAAEPHLEDRKRTGFMVMVFLLIFTGLIYLTKKSVYANKEH; encoded by the coding sequence ATGAAAAAGCTTGTTACAGGCATTCTGTCACTTGCTGTCGTCGCCGGTCTCGGGTTTGGAGCGGCTGTCGCGCAGGACGAAGCAGGCGGCGAGGAGCACGCCGGGGGCACGCCCCACTACCCGATCCACAAGCCGGAACAGCAGGACTGGACTTTTGCCGGGCTGTTCGGCCACTACGACAAGGGGCAGCTGCAGCGTGGCCTGAAGGTCTACACCGAGGTCTGTTCGGCCTGCCATTCGATGCAGCTCGTGTCCTTCCGGACGCTCGAGGACCTCGGTTACTCCGAAGCGCAGGTGAAGGCCTTCGCTGCGAATTACGAAGTCGAGGACGGTCCGAACGCGGATGGCGAGATGTTCACGCGCAAGGCCGTTCCGTCCGATCACTTCCCGTCACCCTTCCCGAACAAGGAAGCGGCGGCTGCTTCGAACAACGGCGCGGCACCGCCGGACTTTTCGCTGATCGCGAAGGCACGCGGCATCGAACGCGGTTTCCCGCAATTCGTCTTCGACATGTTCTGGCCCTATCAAGAAGGCGGTCCGGATTACATCCATGCGCTTCTGACCGGCTATCAGGATCCGCCGGCGGGCGTGGAAGTGGCGGAAGGCACGCATTACAACCCGTATTTCGCCAGCGCCGCGGCACTCGCGATGGCACCGCCGATCTCCGACGACCAGGTCACCTATGACGACGGCGCCCCCCAGACCGTGGACCAATATGCCAAGGACGTCTCGGCGTTCCTGATGTGGGCCGCCGAGCCGCATCTGGAAGATCGCAAGCGCACCGGCTTCATGGTCATGGTGTTCCTGCTCATCTTCACGGGCCTCATCTACCTGACGAAGAAGTCGGTCTACGCGAACAAGGAACATTGA